Proteins encoded in a region of the Flammeovirga yaeyamensis genome:
- a CDS encoding BCCT family transporter translates to MKINFNNRSIIFTGLIALIFLIFPSKTIDTLQVVINFLLHTLDRPILWLVSCILMVCVGIAISPLGKIKLGDEPPEFSTFSWVAMLFAAGMGSGLIFWGVAEPVYHLNAPINTTHDPMLALSITNFHWGLHAWGIYAFSGLTFAWFAYKKGREMDVVSSLTKKNNEAFKILNFLGVISIIFGVAGTLANSIALIQSGIEHYFSSSITTGLAFRIVLLSLLTMIFTVSSITGLKKGVKLLSDFNVVLALLLLGIIFLMNNQLQTIQLFLSSVLSYLQELPSLSFFIDEPNRPWSQSWSIIYFLWWIAWAPFTGLFIARISKGRSIREFILSILIYPTLVSVLWFAVFGGNAMHSHQIEAIQSAVNENYTFGLFTYLELFDIAPLLGGICILLLITFVITSADSAIYVTSMLTNNTSRINKMTWALLLYSITIGLLYQNNVDLNKVIAIFGAFPFTLILILQGISLMKSIIRNK, encoded by the coding sequence ATGAAGATCAATTTCAACAATAGGAGCATCATTTTTACGGGGTTAATCGCACTCATTTTTTTAATCTTCCCTTCCAAAACTATTGATACTTTACAAGTAGTCATCAACTTTTTATTGCATACGCTAGATCGACCGATCTTGTGGTTAGTGAGTTGTATTCTGATGGTTTGTGTTGGAATTGCCATATCGCCTTTGGGCAAGATTAAACTAGGAGATGAACCTCCAGAATTTTCTACTTTCTCTTGGGTAGCGATGTTGTTTGCCGCCGGCATGGGCAGTGGATTAATATTTTGGGGTGTTGCAGAGCCTGTCTATCATTTAAATGCACCGATCAACACTACGCACGATCCAATGCTCGCTTTATCGATTACTAATTTCCATTGGGGTTTACATGCATGGGGAATCTATGCTTTTTCAGGGCTAACCTTTGCTTGGTTTGCCTATAAAAAAGGGAGAGAAATGGATGTTGTCAGTAGCTTAACTAAGAAAAATAATGAGGCTTTTAAGATCTTAAATTTCTTGGGAGTGATCAGTATAATTTTTGGAGTGGCAGGTACACTTGCTAACAGTATTGCTTTAATTCAAAGCGGAATTGAACATTATTTCTCCTCAAGCATAACCACTGGACTTGCATTTAGAATTGTATTGCTTTCTTTACTTACAATGATCTTTACGGTATCATCAATTACTGGTTTGAAAAAAGGAGTGAAGCTATTGAGTGATTTTAATGTAGTATTGGCTCTACTTCTTTTAGGTATCATCTTTTTGATGAACAATCAACTTCAAACAATTCAGCTTTTCCTTTCATCCGTCTTATCTTATCTACAAGAACTTCCTTCCCTATCATTTTTTATTGATGAACCGAATAGACCATGGTCACAATCGTGGAGTATTATCTATTTTTTATGGTGGATTGCTTGGGCACCTTTTACAGGATTATTTATCGCTCGAATATCAAAAGGTCGTTCAATTAGAGAATTTATCTTAAGTATTTTGATATATCCCACTTTAGTGAGTGTACTTTGGTTTGCTGTTTTTGGTGGAAATGCAATGCATAGTCATCAAATAGAAGCCATACAAAGTGCTGTAAACGAAAATTATACATTCGGTCTTTTTACTTATCTCGAACTATTTGATATCGCCCCATTATTAGGTGGAATATGCATATTATTATTAATCACTTTTGTGATCACTAGTGCCGATTCAGCAATTTATGTCACCAGCATGTTGACCAATAACACTTCTAGAATCAATAAAATGACATGGGCGTTGTTACTTTATTCCATTACTATTGGCTTACTCTATCAAAACAATGTAGACCTAAATAAAGTGATTGCCATTTTTGGGGCATTTCCCTTTACACTCATCCTAATCCTACAAGGAATTAGTTTAATGAAGTCTATTATCAGAAATAAGTAA
- a CDS encoding chalcone isomerase family protein, translating into MKKLIILTLIIHYSSIVYGQSDHQLDALYNVKFNHQIEFDDQTFTLNGSGKHEIKIFKIFGCGLYLKNPSKENLDIIYSTDTRIIDFVISSAQFQSENTIKELIELHEKNKDLLKTGEFDELFKNIEDNEIFFPKRFTETKPFFEDAFNIANRGYEESYNNYIDDFIALFEKKNCKGDHYRIVFKGSNLTQIYKKGELVFKANDKAFQKAILNVFIGNDAFDKKLKKDLMGIKPLDDLNKNNL; encoded by the coding sequence ATGAAAAAATTAATAATCCTCACGCTAATTATTCATTATAGTTCTATTGTTTATGGTCAGTCCGATCATCAACTTGATGCATTGTATAATGTAAAATTCAATCATCAGATAGAATTTGATGATCAAACGTTTACATTAAATGGAAGTGGAAAACATGAAATAAAGATTTTTAAAATTTTTGGCTGTGGATTGTACCTCAAAAATCCTTCAAAAGAAAATTTAGACATCATCTATTCTACAGATACCAGAATTATTGATTTTGTGATTTCTTCTGCTCAGTTCCAATCGGAGAATACAATCAAAGAACTGATTGAATTGCATGAAAAAAACAAAGATCTCCTCAAAACCGGTGAATTTGATGAACTATTTAAGAACATAGAGGACAACGAAATATTTTTCCCAAAACGTTTTACAGAAACAAAACCTTTCTTCGAAGACGCATTTAATATTGCTAATAGAGGGTACGAAGAAAGTTACAATAATTATATCGACGATTTTATCGCTTTATTCGAAAAGAAAAATTGTAAAGGAGATCATTACAGAATTGTATTCAAAGGGAGTAACCTCACACAGATTTATAAAAAAGGCGAATTAGTTTTTAAGGCAAATGATAAAGCTTTTCAAAAAGCGATCTTAAATGTTTTCATTGGTAATGATGCTTTTGATAAAAAGTTGAAAAAGGACCTTATGGGTATAAAACCTCTAGATGATTTGAATAAAAATAATCTTTAA
- a CDS encoding GNAT family N-acetyltransferase, producing the protein MLIREIKIEEYNQLEDFLYEAIFQFDPENLIPREVIQLPEVYVFIKDFGSKKDDYCLVAEADNKIVGAVWVRIIDGEIKGFGHIDKHTPEFAISIIPEYRGKGIGTKLMHCMLNYLKQKGYKQASLSVQKENYALRLYQKVGFEIIK; encoded by the coding sequence ATGTTAATCAGAGAAATTAAAATAGAAGAATACAATCAACTGGAGGACTTTCTTTACGAAGCCATTTTTCAGTTTGATCCGGAAAATCTTATTCCTAGAGAAGTCATTCAGTTACCTGAAGTTTATGTATTTATCAAGGATTTTGGGAGTAAGAAAGACGATTATTGTTTAGTAGCTGAGGCCGATAATAAAATTGTAGGTGCAGTTTGGGTTAGAATTATTGATGGTGAAATCAAAGGTTTTGGACATATAGACAAACACACACCAGAATTTGCCATATCAATTATTCCTGAATATCGAGGAAAAGGAATAGGGACAAAGTTGATGCATTGTATGCTCAATTATTTAAAACAAAAAGGATATAAACAAGCTTCTTTGAGTGTTCAGAAGGAAAACTACGCACTTCGTTTATATCAGAAAGTAGGATTTGAAATAATAAAATAG
- a CDS encoding SusD/RagB family nutrient-binding outer membrane lipoprotein, translating into MRLLRRITLLPLLVGVYSCVNPEINVDPNKSTNMTHENVMAYAILHGVGDDYDIWRGNLIYGEQFIQHLSSTSKSWAGNYYTYNEEYMSAFWERIYRECTNNLEIISSELKGDGVDKNANKLAVIQVLQVWNYHRLADFYGPIPYSEAGKAETEQNFTPRYDDVKDIYLGNEAKGIVGLLTQLEQAQKVLSNPGTDETFIEGDLFFNGELSRWNLFCNSLMLRLALRVSDKAPDVARKYIQKAFDGGVILENSDNVFLNHTTDNSRYMNPVARVFFNYGGVSGHLFRYSDTFINTLKNYTDEVDPRLAFLAGVYNPDEKYFEDTQNYYGLPNGLETNEMTDLSEELDFDDKFEEGIGVYGFAQPHRKNLVHYTAPTIVFHAAETKFLLAEAVLKGLLSNGKDANTYYREGIKKGMELMEDYNPEAAISNSMIDNYLSHVPDLGTNSSMGLEGSLDEIQTQKWISLLLNGYESYAEWRRTHYPSIVTKNQVKHPDNRSNGKIPGRVMYPSREQGTNAKGYQSGIQYLESGENDFVSDLWWAKDHH; encoded by the coding sequence ATGAGATTATTAAGACGAATAACATTATTACCCCTTTTAGTCGGCGTTTATTCTTGTGTGAATCCTGAAATAAATGTTGATCCAAATAAATCAACCAATATGACCCATGAGAATGTAATGGCTTATGCTATTCTTCATGGTGTGGGAGATGATTATGATATCTGGAGAGGTAATTTGATTTACGGTGAACAGTTTATTCAACATTTGTCATCAACATCAAAAAGTTGGGCAGGGAATTATTACACCTACAACGAGGAGTATATGTCTGCTTTTTGGGAAAGAATATATAGAGAGTGTACAAACAATCTCGAAATTATTTCGTCAGAGTTAAAAGGGGATGGTGTAGATAAGAATGCGAATAAGCTAGCTGTCATCCAAGTTCTTCAAGTATGGAATTACCATCGGTTAGCCGATTTTTATGGACCTATCCCCTATTCTGAGGCTGGAAAAGCAGAGACAGAACAAAATTTCACACCTAGATACGATGATGTGAAAGACATCTATTTAGGGAATGAAGCGAAAGGAATTGTTGGGTTATTAACACAGCTTGAACAAGCACAAAAAGTGTTGAGTAATCCAGGAACTGATGAGACATTTATAGAAGGCGACTTATTTTTTAATGGTGAATTAAGCAGATGGAATTTATTCTGTAACTCTCTAATGTTACGATTAGCATTAAGAGTTTCAGATAAAGCTCCTGATGTCGCCCGAAAGTATATTCAGAAAGCTTTTGATGGAGGTGTGATTTTGGAAAATAGCGATAATGTGTTTCTGAATCATACTACTGATAATAGCCGATATATGAATCCAGTGGCTAGAGTCTTCTTTAATTACGGAGGTGTGAGCGGACATTTATTTAGGTATTCTGATACGTTTATCAACACCTTAAAAAATTATACAGATGAGGTAGATCCAAGGTTAGCTTTTCTTGCGGGAGTATATAATCCGGATGAAAAATACTTTGAGGATACTCAAAACTATTACGGTTTACCAAATGGTCTTGAAACCAATGAAATGACAGACCTATCGGAAGAACTTGATTTTGATGATAAGTTTGAGGAAGGTATTGGGGTTTATGGTTTCGCTCAACCTCATAGAAAAAACTTGGTGCATTATACTGCCCCAACCATTGTTTTTCATGCGGCTGAAACTAAGTTTTTATTGGCTGAAGCTGTACTGAAAGGGTTATTATCAAATGGTAAGGATGCAAATACTTACTATAGAGAAGGAATTAAAAAAGGTATGGAGCTAATGGAAGATTATAATCCAGAAGCTGCTATATCCAACTCAATGATCGACAACTATTTATCTCATGTACCTGATTTAGGTACCAATTCATCGATGGGGTTAGAAGGATCCCTAGATGAAATTCAAACTCAGAAATGGATTTCTCTTCTATTGAATGGATATGAGTCTTATGCCGAGTGGAGAAGGACTCATTATCCATCGATAGTAACTAAAAACCAAGTGAAGCATCCGGACAATAGATCCAATGGGAAAATTCCTGGTCGTGTAATGTATCCTAGTAGAGAACAAGGAACGAATGCGAAAGGGTATCAGTCGGGAATTCAGTACTTGGAAAGTGGAGAAAATGATTTCGTTAGCGATCTATGGTGGGCAAAAGACCATCATTAA
- a CDS encoding SusC/RagA family TonB-linked outer membrane protein, with translation MIRLQLFAILLFIGTISTALAQDSYVRGTVLDAKSKATLPGVNISIKGTTQGVISDIDGKFVLEAEIGQELLFTFIGYQQKEYIVTSSNEIEVLLEEDIEELKEVVVTALGISKEKQALGYAVSEIGSDDLTQVNTGSLMNSLGGRVTGVQISGNRPGQASSISIRGNASLKGSNYPLVVIDGVPMDEKNKGGVGRWGGTDKGDVLSMINPDDIESTNVLKGAAATALYGSRASNGVLLITTKKSNKKDGIGVDISSSMVWSTPNNMLTDRQTVYGQGAQGRVPSSSAEVMDTGLSSWGAKMGNQKYIGFDGNEYPYTNQWDPMSIFSTGYVYNNSVAVSAGNDLLQGRVSYSNQQVQDILPSTNIQRNTVSARVNSDPSKRLSIDTKLTYINQEANRSAGGETTFNPANAYHRMPATQSAEIFKKNRHQPIFMNDVYTLNPYWVMDNLYIKDFKDKVLLSANVSLELLKGVKLNYRNGIDFTSGRDETITPIGTPFLSDGESKVSSLQRMEMNHDLYLNINKDIGRFNISGLLGANMMRTEQNNVGIEMRQFYSDWYHVSNAAMVTGTQNHSEKEMNSVYGSMDFGYDKWIYLTVTGRNDWTSTLSEGNNSYFYPSLSSSLIVSEKINLPTWFSLAKIRGSWAQVGSDTDPYKLYQTYRTAGNGFINKNGNKVLPAGFSGAMNNANLSPEMTTSIEFGADLGFFHDRVNMNVTYYDQITEDQIIAMDVSDASGFTSVLVNAGSMSNTGVEVSLNLVPIVNRNFTWELGVNYTYNRNKVNSLIGDMERMTISDYGNVRVDAIVGEEYGVIMGRDYQRNDIGDISYDDNGLPQYTSEMVAIGNMNPEAIIGYSSNFSFKGVHFNVLIDQQIGGEFYSGTNSDMYASGTHINTLEGRDVYYTQGVGANPELYYNRISEINSEFIRDASYIRVKEVSLGYGLPSSFLKKIHLSSARISAVMSNPFFIWKAAENVDPTSILNASSTGGALEFASMPSVKSYGFNLNVSF, from the coding sequence ATGATAAGACTTCAACTGTTTGCAATCCTACTTTTTATAGGTACGATTTCTACAGCATTGGCCCAGGATTCTTATGTCCGGGGTACAGTGTTAGATGCAAAAAGTAAAGCCACATTGCCTGGTGTAAATATCTCTATAAAAGGGACGACACAGGGAGTGATTTCAGATATAGACGGGAAGTTTGTATTGGAGGCTGAAATTGGACAAGAATTGCTTTTCACCTTTATAGGGTATCAGCAAAAGGAATATATAGTAACCTCTTCTAATGAAATAGAAGTTTTATTAGAGGAAGACATAGAAGAACTTAAAGAAGTGGTAGTAACTGCATTAGGAATATCGAAAGAGAAGCAAGCTTTAGGCTATGCTGTATCGGAGATTGGTAGTGACGATTTAACACAAGTCAATACTGGATCGCTGATGAACAGCCTAGGTGGACGAGTTACAGGGGTACAAATCTCTGGAAATCGACCAGGTCAGGCTTCCTCTATAAGTATTCGTGGTAACGCCTCTTTAAAGGGTAGTAATTATCCGTTAGTTGTAATAGACGGTGTCCCTATGGACGAAAAAAACAAAGGTGGTGTAGGCCGTTGGGGTGGCACAGATAAAGGTGATGTTTTATCGATGATTAACCCCGACGACATTGAATCGACCAATGTTTTAAAAGGGGCTGCAGCCACTGCTTTATATGGTAGTCGTGCTTCGAATGGCGTCCTTTTGATTACAACTAAAAAGAGTAATAAAAAAGATGGAATTGGTGTTGATATCAGTTCATCGATGGTGTGGAGTACACCTAATAATATGCTGACCGATAGACAGACAGTCTACGGGCAGGGAGCACAAGGTCGAGTACCATCATCTAGTGCAGAAGTAATGGATACCGGACTTTCGAGTTGGGGAGCTAAAATGGGAAATCAGAAGTATATTGGTTTCGATGGGAATGAGTATCCTTATACGAACCAATGGGATCCGATGTCCATATTTAGTACGGGCTATGTGTACAATAATAGTGTAGCCGTATCCGCAGGAAACGATCTCTTACAAGGAAGAGTATCTTATTCGAACCAACAAGTTCAAGATATTTTACCTTCAACAAATATTCAGAGAAATACGGTTTCAGCAAGGGTAAATAGTGATCCTTCAAAACGTCTTTCGATAGATACTAAACTGACTTATATTAATCAGGAAGCCAATCGTTCTGCTGGAGGAGAAACCACTTTTAATCCAGCAAATGCTTATCATAGGATGCCTGCCACACAATCTGCAGAAATCTTTAAAAAGAATAGACATCAACCAATTTTTATGAATGATGTGTATACTTTAAACCCTTACTGGGTGATGGACAATTTGTACATCAAAGATTTTAAAGATAAAGTATTACTATCGGCAAATGTGAGTTTGGAGTTACTTAAAGGTGTAAAATTAAACTACAGAAATGGTATTGATTTTACTTCTGGAAGAGACGAAACGATCACACCAATTGGTACTCCATTTTTGAGTGATGGTGAAAGTAAAGTCAGTAGTCTACAAAGAATGGAGATGAACCACGATCTTTATTTGAACATCAATAAAGATATCGGAAGGTTCAATATTTCTGGTCTATTGGGTGCGAATATGATGCGTACTGAACAGAATAATGTAGGTATTGAAATGCGTCAATTTTATTCTGATTGGTATCATGTAAGTAATGCAGCCATGGTAACAGGTACTCAGAATCATTCTGAAAAAGAAATGAATTCGGTGTACGGGTCAATGGACTTTGGTTACGATAAATGGATTTACCTAACAGTAACAGGTAGAAACGATTGGACATCGACTTTATCAGAAGGAAACAATTCTTATTTCTATCCTTCTTTGAGTTCGAGTTTGATTGTATCAGAGAAAATTAATTTGCCAACATGGTTCTCCTTAGCGAAGATAAGGGGGTCATGGGCACAGGTAGGATCTGATACAGATCCATACAAATTGTATCAAACCTATAGAACGGCAGGAAATGGTTTTATTAATAAGAATGGAAATAAAGTTCTTCCTGCTGGTTTTTCTGGAGCGATGAATAATGCCAACTTATCTCCAGAGATGACCACCTCTATAGAGTTTGGTGCAGACTTAGGATTTTTTCATGATCGTGTGAATATGAATGTCACTTATTATGATCAAATCACCGAAGATCAAATTATCGCTATGGATGTTTCGGATGCTTCAGGTTTTACTAGTGTTTTGGTAAATGCAGGTAGCATGAGTAACACAGGTGTTGAGGTATCATTAAATCTAGTTCCTATAGTCAATAGAAACTTCACTTGGGAATTGGGCGTCAACTATACTTATAATAGGAATAAGGTAAATAGTTTGATTGGAGACATGGAACGAATGACCATAAGTGATTATGGTAATGTTAGGGTCGATGCTATTGTTGGCGAAGAGTACGGAGTAATCATGGGTAGGGATTATCAAAGAAATGATATTGGTGATATTTCCTACGATGATAATGGATTGCCACAGTACACTTCAGAAATGGTAGCGATAGGGAACATGAACCCTGAAGCTATAATCGGTTATTCGTCCAACTTTAGTTTTAAGGGAGTACATTTTAATGTGCTAATCGATCAACAAATTGGAGGAGAGTTCTATTCAGGTACAAATTCAGATATGTATGCTTCGGGAACGCACATCAACACCTTAGAAGGAAGAGATGTTTATTACACTCAAGGTGTGGGTGCGAACCCGGAGTTGTACTACAACAGAATTTCGGAAATAAATTCAGAGTTTATAAGAGATGCATCTTATATAAGAGTGAAAGAGGTGAGTTTAGGTTACGGTCTTCCCTCCTCTTTCTTAAAGAAGATTCATCTTTCATCAGCAAGAATATCTGCAGTAATGAGTAATCCATTTTTTATATGGAAAGCTGCAGAGAATGTAGATCCAACAAGCATTTTAAATGCTTCTAGTACAGGAGGTGCATTGGAGTTTGCATCAATGCCATCGGTAAAAAGTTATGGTTTCAATTTAAATGTTTCATTCTAA